The genomic interval AAACCTCTGGGAAGAACCGCAGCAGAAGCTAAAGCGATGCTGGAGGCAGTAGAAAAAGCAGGTGTGATGGGCGGATATCTGGAAGATCTGGTATATACCCCCAAAACCCTCAAAGCCATAGATTATGTAAAAAAAGGGGCACTGGGTAAAGTATTATGGGCACGCTCCCGGGAAGCACATCCTGGTCCGCACAGCGACTGGTTCTGGAATTTCCAGATGTCCGGGGGAGGAGCGCTGGTAGATCTGGGGTGTCACTGTATTGAAATCGCCAGAAGTTTCATTGGCAAAGATGTCCGGCCGGTAGAAGTGATGTGCTGGGCAGAAACCCAGGTAAAACCTATTGATGCCGAAGATCATGCCATTGGCCTGGTAAAATATGCCAATGGAGCCATCGGACAGTTTGAAGTGAGCTGGTGTTTCCGGGGAGGTATGGATCTGCGGGACGAAGTATCGGGCACGGAAGGAACCATACGTACTGACCATTTTCTGCGGACTGGATTTGAAGTGTTTACGGCTGCTGAACAAGGGGCTATGTAGCCGAAAAAGCCGAGAGCGAAACTGGATGGCTGTTTCCGGTTGGCGACGAAGTGCATGAATTAGGCTATACCCATATGTTTACCGACATGTTTAATTCCCTGGAGAAAGGGACGCAGCCAGTAGAATCTTTTTATGATGGATATGTGGTGAATGCGATCATGGACGCCTGTTATAAATCTGCCAAAACGAAAAAATGGGAACCGGTGGAACTTGAAATATGGCGTGGCGGGGAAGAACAGAATAATGGCAAGGCCGTTAAAGAATATGATGCTCAGTATCTGTTGATTAAAGAAGAGAAATTACCCAATGGCAGCAAAAAAATTATTCTGAAAGACAAGCAGAGCGGCGAAATTATCCAGCGGGAAGTATAATCTGGTAGCCAGATTTAGAAGCACTTCAATACATATATCTTCCGCTATCAACGATTGACTATTGGCTAATGACTTTAAGTGAATGAACTTCTAAATGAATTATACCTATGGACTACAAACAATTTACATCTGCCGACAAAGAAGCTTTTGACCGGGATGGGTATGTAATTCTCAAAAAATTTTTTTCTGCTGAAGAAGTGGAAGCTATATATGGCACTTCCAGAAACGACAATATCATAAGCCAGAAATCCTTTGACTTTAATGACAGCAAGGGGATGCGTACCAAACTGGCTTTGTGGTATACGCCGCAGGATGACGTATATGGCATGTATAGCCGCTGTCAGCGAATGGTACGTGCCGTGGAAATGATTTTAGGCGGAACAGTGGCACATTATCATTCCAAACTGATGCAGAAGGAACCTAAAGTGGGCGGCGCCTGGGAGTGGCACCAGGATTATGGATACTGGTATAACAATGGATTTTTATTTCCGGATATGGTAAGTGTAATGCTGGCTTTAACGTCGGCTACGGTAGAAAACGGATGTTTGCAGGTACTGAAAGGTTCACATAAAATGGGCCGCATAGAACATGGGATTACCGGTCAGCAGGTGGGAGCGAGTATGGAGAAAGTGAATGAGGCGCTCAAACGGATGGAACTGGTGTATGTCGAATTAGAACCTGGAGATACGCTGTTCTTTCATTGTAATGTATTACACCGCTCGGAAGCCAACCTGAGCGAACATTCCAGATGGTCGTTGATTTCGGCCTATAATCTGGTAAGCAATCGTTCTTACAAAGATGAACCTGCTTCGCATTACACACCGGTTTCTATGGTATCTGATGAAGCCATTTTACAAGTTAAAACACAGGGTATTGCTGCCAGCGCCGATTTTCTGACTCCTGAAGTGGATAATAAGTTTAAAGAAACCATTACGCAGTAAAGGCACGGTTATTTTATATGTACTAACCTTTAAAACAAAACCCGTAAGCTGTAGCCGTCTTACGGGTTTTGTATGAATAAACTTATAGTATTGCCATACTAAATTAAGTTTAATACCAAATAGGGCGAAGGCTATTCCATAGAGGTTGTAATCTTGCTGATGGCTTCTAAAATGTAAGGGTATCCGGTTAGAGAGGCGATCTGTCTTTGCCCATAACTTTTAGCCGTATTAGTGATCCAGGCTTCCAGTTCTTGTTCATGGCTGAAGTTGTGAAAAGCTACTTTGTTTTTCATATCCCCCCACAGCCTTTCGACCGGATTGAGTTCAGGGTTGGAAGAAGGTAAATACACCAGGCGGATATTTTGGGGCACTTGCAAGGCTTTTGCCCGGTGATAGCCTGCTTTGTCTACAAAGATAAACTTGAACACTTGCGGTTGATGGCGGCTAAACTCCTCAAGCATATACTCAAAGTAAAGCGTGTTAACCTGTGGGGCAGTAATAAAGAAGTGATCTCCTGTCAGCGGTTCTACCAATCCATAGCAGTAGCGGTAGATGAAGCGGTGCTGATAGGCTCCTACCGGTTTTATGCCGGCAAGGGTGATGGCTCTTCTCAAAACAGTCATCAAACCAAAGCGGCTCTCATCCTGATAGTACACCTTCCAATGGCTGACTACCCCTTTGGCAGCCAAAGGAGCATAGTAGCGCTGTAAGAGGAAAGTGAGCACCAAGTTTAGTTTTTTTATACTTCTGCTCATAGGCTAGATCCTTTTTCAGGTTGCTCTTTCTAACCACTTTCAGCTTTGCCCCCAGCTGTCGGTGGACAAACCAATGTACATGCTCATAGCTCAGATCAATGCCATGCGCCGTGTGCAACCACTCATGGATTTGCTTATAAGAAGTAAAATAGTTGTTTGGATCAGCAAGCTTTGCCTTCAACTGCTCAAGTACTTTACCTGCAATCTGTGATGCCCTTTTGTGGCCGCCCGGATCTATCTGAAGACAGGCTTGCAGCCCTTTCTGTTTGTAAAGCCGGAACCACTGGCCCACTGCATGACGCTCATAGCCTACGGCAGCAGCTATTTGTCCATACGCTTTAGCCTGCCCACTCTTGTAGAGGTAAAAAGCCCGCAGTCTGGCTCCGGCTAGCGGATGGGCTATTTTTTTGCTCATCTTCAGCAACTGCTCGGCACTCTCGATGAGCTCAGTTTTGGTTACTCTTCCCATACTTGATCAACATATAACATCTATGGAAGGTTCTTTATACTATTCGGTATAATATGATGTTTTTTGAGTAAATTGCTGATTTACAAATATGTTACGAACAGCAAACGAAGTTCAGCAAAGCCAAACAACGATTTGGTATTATAGTATCATTTTGTCAATACTAGTTTATAATTCCTGCTGTACCGCTGGGTAACAAGTTTTACTACATATACTCCACTTTTGAGCATACCAGCTTCATAAACTACTGAATACCATTTGCCTGCCTCTAGGTCGGCTTGATAAGGGCTGCTGATAAACAAGCCCTTGGCATCATAGATTTCGAGACGTGCATATCCTTTATCTGGGGTGCTAAATGAAATGAGCGTGCGATCGTGAAATGGGTTGGGAAAAGCAGCAACCTTACCAGATATACCTTCGTTGTCGGCATAATTTATTCTGGCAGCCGGATTAGTATTTACCACACTAAAACTAACGGTATGTGCGGCTCCCTTCTTACCACCAGAACCCATATACTGATAAGGAGTAGCTGTAAGTGTATGGTTGCCTGCAGGTAAAGTCCAGGAACGGAAATCTCCGTTTATATCGCCGCCAATGGCATAGGGAAAATGGTTTTCCCGGATTGAAAGTTCATTAAGTTTGAATACCACACTTCCCAGCCTTTCCGGGTTTGTAATGGCCCGTATGTTCAGATTTTCAGCAGGAAAATTAGCCAGGTCAATCACATCTCCATTCTTCAACGCCAGGATATCTTCATTTGTATCGGCATTGAGCAGCACTAAGCTGTTTACGGACGTGCCAGTTATTGTAAAGTGTATGGTGAGTTCCTTACCCTTCAATCCATTTCCGGTGGTAGCTGTGTAAGCCGTCCGTTCCGAATAAGGAGTTGCCGTAAGTGTATGATTTCCTACCGGCAGGGTGATAGCATTATAATTCGTGCCGGCACCTCCACCGTAGGCATACGGAAGCTGGTTCTCTACCACTAGCTTTCCATCCAAATCAATCAGTACACTTCCCACCACACCCGGATTGGTAATTACCTGTATATTCAGGTTCTGGGTGGGAAGTTTGGAGAGGTCAATTACATCACCTTCTTCGAGCGGCATCAGAGGGCGGTCAGTATCGGCATTTACCAGGATGAATTTTACCACAGATTGCTCAGGCTGGGATACGGTGGTAAAGCTCCATTCACCAGGCACAATACCAGCGAATTCATACCCTATGGAATCTACAAATACACTGGAAGGAATACTTACTGTAATACTTGTACTATATGGAAAATCATCCGGGTTGATGGTAACTGTATTCCCGGCAATGCTTATCCTTTCGTCGGTGAGGGGAAGTATTTGGGTACTACTGCCTTGTGTAAGAGTAATCTCCCCCGACCCTACAAACACCTCTTCGTTAAATGAAATGGTTAGGCTGGCATTTACTGGTACATTCCCTGCCGTATTTTCCGGAGAAAAACTGGTGATAACCGGAGGTGTATCTGCCTGGCCTACCGTTGTAAAACTCCATTCACCATCCGTAATTCCTGCAAACTCATAACCAGTGACATCTACAAAAGCACTGGAAGGAATACTTACTGTAATTAAGGTATTACCAGGGAAATTATCTGGGTTAATAGTAACAGTAGTACCCGCAATGCTTACTCTTTCGTCGGAAAGTTCAATGATCTGGGTAGTGTTGCCCTGCTTAATAGTGATCTCTCCCGACCCTACAAATACCTCTTCATTAAAAGTAATACTCAGGGTTGCGTCTACCGATACATTATTTTCGTCATTCATGGGAGAGAAGGAAATTAGGGCAGAAGGTATATCTGCCTGGCCCACCGTTGTAAAAATCCATTCCCCTTCAGCTAATCCAGCAAACTCATTTCCTGCCAGATCCTTGAAAGTTCCTGCTGTGATACTTATTGAAATAGTGGAATTGTTAGTAAAACTATCCGGAACGATGGTAACCTGATTGCCAGCCACACTTATCACTGCATTATTCACGGGAATAACCTGTGTAATTCCCCCCTGGCTAACGATTATATTTCCCGTTCCTTTTATTATTTCTTCACTGAAGACAAGTACAAGGTACGTGTTTGTGGCTATTTCGGTGGCACCGTTATCTGGCGAGAAAGAGGTTAGCACCGGTGCTAGTGTATCTTCAGACAGGTACACTTTAATAGGTTCAATACCTGTGTTTGCAGTTATATACGTTTCTTCTCCTGAAAGATAAGCTGTAGCCATATCTGTTTTATTAAAAAAACTGCCTGTAAACACGTTTTGGCCAGATTGTTCAACAAGATTTACAGTACCAATGGTTTTAATAAATTGAGTGTCTGATTGCCGTCCGAATGCCTTTGTAAAAAGAGTGCATGTGAGTAGTATCAGTTGCAGGTGGTAAAGTTTTAAGCTCATCATATGTTAGTTGTTGAAGTGGGTATTATACTGACAAATCCATTGAATAAACGCTGCATAACAAGGCTAATTCATTAGGTAGACAGCCTTTCAGAATCCTGAATCATGGAGTAATCAGCTAAATAGTAAAATCAGGAATCAGAAATTGAAAATCAGCTAGTTTGCTGTTGCTGCAGAGAAGAAAATATCCGTAAATATTATCGTTTATTGTATGATAGTCAATACTTTATGCCAGGTATATTTATGAGTATAAGCTGATATGCTATTTTCTGATACAAAGCCGGTTTGCTTGTGAAAGCTATTCCTGCCAAGCGGTATTTTCCGGTTCAGTAAAAGAATAAGGTGATAGCTGGAAGTTAATCATACAACTATAATTATATCAATCCTGCCAACTTCTCCTAAGGTCTAAAGGATAAGAGAACCTGATAATTGAGATCAGGAATATGTACCGTTTTTATAAATAAAAATCAGGTAGAATTTAGGACGTGGGTCTGTATTTAAAACGATAAAGGAGAGAACGGCGTGAGCAACATAAAGAAAATGACGCAAGAAAAAGCCTGCTCATTCAGCAGGCTTTCTAGATGATTCAGTTAATAAATGTTACTTAGTTATTGAATCGAAACCGGAAACACAGGTTCAGCATCGGTTGAGCCTACATTTATATCATCTCCCGCTTGTTTGAGTCCATCGGGTTTGTGTTTGAGCGTAATGGTTAGCGTACCGCTGCTGGTAGTAGCGGCAGTAAAAGTAGTTGTCAATCCAAGAGGAAAGCCTTTGTTATCTGCATCTGTTTTGTTTACATTCATGGCAGCACCAGTTACAGTATAAAATATCTCGTGGGCATCACCTTCCTTTTCAATTTCATCTGTAATATCTTTCACATTCGCCGGATTCGACTCATCCAGAAATTCAATCCTGCCGTCATATGTCGTTCCAGGCTTCAGTGTCAGGCCGGTTATGATGGGTGAACCATCTCCTTCCGGATCTTTCCAGGTAGCTGTAACCGTTTCTGAGGCATTGGATTTATTTGTTAGCGTTAGTTTAACGGTGGTGATCAGTTCTTCTTCATTTTCCTCAATTGGGTTTTCTTCGTCTTTGTCGCAACTGGTTACAAGAAATGAAAACAGTACTAAAAGCAGGAAATGTTTGGTGATTCTTAACATAGCATGTGAAATTTAGGTGGTTATCAGTTAGTTAATTATTAATTGCTGGTATAGATTAATTAAAATTTGAATTTCAGCCGTACCGTAAAGTTTCTTCCCATTTCGTCGGTGAAATACCGGAAGCGGTTTAGATAATCTTTATAACTGGTATTAAAAATATTGCTCACACCCAGGCCAATTTCTGCCTGATGCAAGGCCGGTAACGAAAAACTGGTTTCGGCATTAAAAAGCGTATATCCTTCCGGCGCTGGTGCATAATCACTATTGGCTGGTGTACGTCGCTGTTTGGAAACATGCACACTACTTA from Rhodocytophaga rosea carries:
- a CDS encoding type 1 periplasmic binding fold superfamily protein, giving the protein MLRITKHFLLLVLFSFLVTSCDKDEENPIEENEEELITTVKLTLTNKSNASETVTATWKDPEGDGSPIITGLTLKPGTTYDGRIEFLDESNPANVKDITDEIEKEGDAHEIFYTVTGAAMNVNKTDADNKGFPLGLTTTFTAATTSSGTLTITLKHKPDGLKQAGDDINVGSTDAEPVFPVSIQ
- a CDS encoding IS630 family transposase → MLTFLLQRYYAPLAAKGVVSHWKVYYQDESRFGLMTVLRRAITLAGIKPVGAYQHRFIYRYCYGLVEPLTGDHFFITAPQVNTLYFEYMLEEFSRHQPQVFKFIFVDKAGYHRAKALQVPQNIRLVYLPSSNPELNPVERLWGDMKNKVAFHNFSHEQELEAWITNTAKSYGQRQIASLTGYPYILEAISKITTSME
- a CDS encoding Ig-like domain-containing protein is translated as MMSLKLYHLQLILLTCTLFTKAFGRQSDTQFIKTIGTVNLVEQSGQNVFTGSFFNKTDMATAYLSGEETYITANTGIEPIKVYLSEDTLAPVLTSFSPDNGATEIATNTYLVLVFSEEIIKGTGNIIVSQGGITQVIPVNNAVISVAGNQVTIVPDSFTNNSTISISITAGTFKDLAGNEFAGLAEGEWIFTTVGQADIPSALISFSPMNDENNVSVDATLSITFNEEVFVGSGEITIKQGNTTQIIELSDERVSIAGTTVTINPDNFPGNTLITVSIPSSAFVDVTGYEFAGITDGEWSFTTVGQADTPPVITSFSPENTAGNVPVNASLTISFNEEVFVGSGEITLTQGSSTQILPLTDERISIAGNTVTINPDDFPYSTSITVSIPSSVFVDSIGYEFAGIVPGEWSFTTVSQPEQSVVKFILVNADTDRPLMPLEEGDVIDLSKLPTQNLNIQVITNPGVVGSVLIDLDGKLVVENQLPYAYGGGAGTNYNAITLPVGNHTLTATPYSERTAYTATTGNGLKGKELTIHFTITGTSVNSLVLLNADTNEDILALKNGDVIDLANFPAENLNIRAITNPERLGSVVFKLNELSIRENHFPYAIGGDINGDFRSWTLPAGNHTLTATPYQYMGSGGKKGAAHTVSFSVVNTNPAARINYADNEGISGKVAAFPNPFHDRTLISFSTPDKGYARLEIYDAKGLFISSPYQADLEAGKWYSVVYEAGMLKSGVYVVKLVTQRYSRNYKLVLTK
- a CDS encoding helix-turn-helix domain-containing protein, whose product is MGRVTKTELIESAEQLLKMSKKIAHPLAGARLRAFYLYKSGQAKAYGQIAAAVGYERHAVGQWFRLYKQKGLQACLQIDPGGHKRASQIAGKVLEQLKAKLADPNNYFTSYKQIHEWLHTAHGIDLSYEHVHWFVHRQLGAKLKVVRKSNLKKDLAYEQKYKKTKLGAHFPLTALLCSFGCQRGSQPLEGVLSG
- a CDS encoding phytanoyl-CoA dioxygenase family protein; translated protein: MDYKQFTSADKEAFDRDGYVILKKFFSAEEVEAIYGTSRNDNIISQKSFDFNDSKGMRTKLALWYTPQDDVYGMYSRCQRMVRAVEMILGGTVAHYHSKLMQKEPKVGGAWEWHQDYGYWYNNGFLFPDMVSVMLALTSATVENGCLQVLKGSHKMGRIEHGITGQQVGASMEKVNEALKRMELVYVELEPGDTLFFHCNVLHRSEANLSEHSRWSLISAYNLVSNRSYKDEPASHYTPVSMVSDEAILQVKTQGIAASADFLTPEVDNKFKETITQ